The following are encoded together in the Malaya genurostris strain Urasoe2022 chromosome 3, Malgen_1.1, whole genome shotgun sequence genome:
- the LOC131434688 gene encoding kynurenine 3-monooxygenase, whose product MTAVYKQTSYNGLPARNLNVAVIGGGLVGSLLALHLGKKGHEVDLYEYREDIRTAELVIGRSINLALSARGRKALAEVGLEETLLKHGIPMKGRMLHDLKGNRTVVPYDANTNQCIYSVGRKHLNEVLLDAAEKYPNVHLNFNKKLVKANLDEGELNFINPLTDESSQAKADLIVGCDGAYSAVRKEIIKRPGYDFSQTYIEHGYLELCIPPTRKGDFAMPHNYLHIWPRGKFMMIALPNQDRTWTVTLFMPFENFSSIKCDQELMNFFRRYFPDAIDLIGRERLIKDFFKTRPQSLVMIKCKPYNVGGKALIIGDAAHAMVPFYGQGMNAGFEDCTVLTDLLNRHGSDVDRVLAEFSETRWQDAHSICDLAMYNYVEMRDLVTKRSYLFRKKLDEMLFWLMPNTWVPLYNSVSFTHMRYSKCIANRKWQDAILTRVLYGSSLTFVAVIAAVGYKYGSKDQLDQLSAMLLNILKYK is encoded by the exons GTTGGCTCCCTGTTGGCACTGCACTTGGGCAAGAAGGGCCATGAGGTGGATTTGTACGAATACAGAGAAG ACATTCGCACGGCCGAGCTGGTCATTGGTCGGAGCATCAACCTGGCACTGTCCGCCCGTGGACGTAAAGCCTTGGCCGAAGTGGGTCTCGAGGAAACACTACTCAAGCATGGCATTCCGATGAAAGGCCGCATGTTACACGATCTGAAGGGAAACCGTACGGTCGTTCCGTATGATGCTAATACCAACCAGTGCATATATTCGGTCGGCCGAAAACATCTGAACGAGGTGCTTCTCGATG CTGCGGAAAAATATCCCAATGTCCATctaaatttcaacaaaaaactGGTGAAGGCTAATCTGGATGAAGGAGAActtaatttcattaa tcCTCTCACGGATGAAAGCAGCCAAGCAAAAGCCGACCTGATTGTAGGCTGTGACGGAGCATACAGCGCTGTGCGGAAAGAAATCATCAAACGGCCGGGGTACGACTTTAGCCAGACTTATATCGAACATGGCTACCTGGAGCTTTGCATACCTCCCACTAGAAAGGGTGATTTTGCCATGCCTCACAATTACCTGCACATATGGCCTCGGGGAAAATTTATGATGATTGCCTTACCGAACCAGGACCGGACGTGGACCGTCACGTTGTTCATGCCATTCGAAAACTTTTCCAGTATTAAATGTGACCAGGAGCTGATGAACTTCTTCCGGCGGTACTTCCCGGATGCGATTGATCTGATCGGACGGGAACGGTTGATCAAGGATTTCTTCAAAACCAGACCGCAGAGCTTGGTGATGATCAAATGCAAACCATACAACGTGGGAGGAAAAGCACTGATAATTGGCGATGCTGCTCACGCGATGGTTCCCTTCTACGGCCAGGGTATGAATGCGGGCTTCGAGGACTGTACGGTGCTGACGGATTTACTTAACCGACATGGTTCGGATGTGGACCGAGTGCTGGCAGAATTCAGCGAGACGCGTTGGCAGGACGCTCACTCAATTTGTGATTTGGCCATGTATAATTACGTTGAG ATGCGTGACCTAGTAACCAAACGTTCGTACTTGTTTCGTAAAAAACTGGACGAGATGCTGTTTTGGCTGATGCCAAATACGTGGGTTCCGCTGTATAATTCGGTCTCTTTTACACACATGCGCTACAGCAAATGCATAGCCAACCGGAAGTGGCAGGATGCG ATACTAACACGAGTGTTGTACGGCTCATCTTTAACATTCGTAGCTGTCATCGCTGCGGTAGGCTACAAATATGGTAGCAAGGACCAGCTGGACCAGCTTTCCGCTATGTTGCTCAATATActtaaatacaaataa